The sequence GCTTGAAAATGTAGCAATACCCGCTTTAATGAACACTCATGCTAAAAAAGCGGAGATACATAAAAAAGCTCTGGCAATTCTGAAAGAAGTAGGCCTGGAGAACAGGGCTAATCATTTCCCCGTACAGCTTTCCGGAGGGGAACAACAGAGGGTTGCTCTTGCGAGAGCGCTGATAAACAACCCTAAACTTTTGCTGGCAGACGAACCTACCGGAAGCCTGGACCATAACTCCGGCTCTTTTGTCATGGATATGCTGCAAAAATTTGTAAAAGAAAAAAATATTACGCTTGTTCTGGTTACCCACAACCAAAACCTCTCCAAGATTTCCGACAGAACCATCCAGCTGGAAGCAGGAAAAATAATATAGAACTCTCCCAAAAGGGGAGTTTGTTTTTCAAGTATTGACAAAAAAAATAAACTATGTTATAATTAGCAATCGCAAGGTAAGACTGCTAATTTTGAAAGGTTTTCAAAAAAGCAAATATTTCAAGGAGGTGTTAGTATGAATTTCAAACCGTTAGGTGACAGAGTATTAGTAGAACCGGTAGAGCAGAAAGAAGTAAAGAAAGGCGGGATCATTATCCCGGAAACAGCAAAAGAAAAACCGCAGGAAGGCAAAGTAATCGCGATCGGAGCAGGAAAGATTGATGAGTCCGGTAAAAAAATTGCTATGGATGTAAAAGTGGGCGATAAAATCCTCTACGGGAAATATTCAGGAACTGAAGTAAAAATAAATGACAAAGAACTCTTAATCATGCATCAGGATGACATTCTGGGCATAGTAGAAGGTTAATTTATTAATTCATCCGGAGGTGAATTTAAATGGCAAAACAATTAGTATATGGTGATGATGCGGTAAAAGCTATAAGAGCCGGCGTTAACAAATTAGCCGACGTGGTAAAAGTAACTCTTGGGCCCAGAGGCAGATATGTAGTGCTTGAAAAAAAGTTTGGTTCTCCTACTAT comes from Elusimicrobiota bacterium and encodes:
- a CDS encoding ABC transporter ATP-binding protein; this translates as MNLIEIKKLSKVFKVKSEEVKALDNINLDISQGEILTIMGPSGAGKSTLLHLIGLMDKPTQGEIHIEGRNILELSEPEHATIRNKFIGFIFQFHHLLPEFDTLENVAIPALMNTHAKKAEIHKKALAILKEVGLENRANHFPVQLSGGEQQRVALARALINNPKLLLADEPTGSLDHNSGSFVMDMLQKFVKEKNITLVLVTHNQNLSKISDRTIQLEAGKII
- the groES gene encoding co-chaperone GroES, which gives rise to MNFKPLGDRVLVEPVEQKEVKKGGIIIPETAKEKPQEGKVIAIGAGKIDESGKKIAMDVKVGDKILYGKYSGTEVKINDKELLIMHQDDILGIVEG